The following proteins come from a genomic window of Streptomyces liliiviolaceus:
- a CDS encoding DEAD/DEAH box helicase, translating to MPASSVASAASSHHLSPAFPGRAPWGTANKLRAWQQGAMERYLQEQPRDFLAVATPGAGKTTFALTLASWLLHHHVVQQVTVVAPTEHLKKQWAEAAARIGIKLDPEYSAGPLSKEYQGVAVTYAGVGVRPMLHRNRCEQRKTLVILDEIHHAGDSKSWGEACLEAFEPATRRLALTGTPFRSDTNPIPFVAYEEGNDGIRRSSADYTYGYGSALGDGVVRPVIFLSYSGNMRWRTKAGDEIAARLGEPMTKDAVSQAWRTALDPRGEWMPSVLRAADQRLTEVRKGIPDAGALVIASDQDSARAYAKLIREITGTKATVVLSDDTGASNRIDEFSQSDDRWMVAVRMVSEGVDVPRLAVGVYATTISTPLFFAQAVGRFVRSRRRGETASVFLPTVPDLLTFANEMEVERDHALDKPKKESEEDPYAESEKEMEEANKEQDEDTGEQEQFSFEALESEAVFDRVLYDGAEFGMQAHPGSAEEQDYLGIPGLLEPDQVQLLLQKRQARQIAHSRKKPDEEADLLELPAERRPVVSHKEMLELRKKLNTMVGAYVHQSGKPHGVIHTELRRVCGGPPSAEATAGQLRQRIEKVQEWATRMR from the coding sequence GTGCCCGCCTCTTCCGTCGCCAGCGCCGCGTCCTCGCACCACCTGTCGCCCGCGTTCCCCGGGCGGGCCCCCTGGGGCACCGCCAACAAGCTGCGTGCCTGGCAGCAGGGGGCGATGGAGCGGTACCTCCAGGAGCAGCCGCGTGACTTTCTCGCCGTCGCCACGCCCGGCGCCGGCAAGACGACCTTCGCGCTGACCCTCGCGTCATGGCTGCTGCACCACCATGTCGTGCAGCAGGTGACCGTGGTCGCGCCGACCGAGCATCTGAAGAAGCAGTGGGCGGAAGCGGCCGCGCGCATAGGGATCAAGCTGGATCCCGAGTACAGCGCGGGCCCGCTCAGCAAGGAGTACCAGGGCGTCGCCGTGACCTACGCCGGAGTCGGCGTACGGCCCATGCTGCACCGCAACCGCTGCGAGCAGCGCAAGACCCTCGTCATCCTCGACGAGATCCACCACGCCGGTGACTCCAAGTCCTGGGGCGAGGCGTGCCTGGAGGCCTTCGAGCCCGCCACCCGCCGGCTCGCCCTCACCGGTACGCCGTTCCGCTCCGACACGAACCCCATTCCCTTCGTCGCGTACGAGGAGGGCAACGACGGGATCCGCCGCTCCTCCGCCGACTACACCTACGGCTACGGCTCCGCCCTCGGCGACGGCGTCGTGCGGCCCGTCATCTTCCTCTCCTACAGCGGCAACATGCGCTGGCGTACGAAGGCGGGGGACGAGATCGCCGCCCGGCTCGGCGAGCCGATGACCAAGGACGCCGTCAGCCAGGCCTGGCGCACCGCCCTCGACCCGCGCGGTGAGTGGATGCCCAGCGTGCTGCGCGCCGCCGACCAGCGGCTGACCGAGGTGCGCAAGGGCATCCCGGACGCCGGCGCCCTCGTCATCGCCTCCGACCAGGACTCCGCGCGCGCCTACGCCAAGCTCATCCGCGAGATCACCGGCACCAAGGCCACCGTCGTCCTGTCCGACGACACCGGCGCCTCCAACCGGATCGACGAGTTCAGCCAGAGCGACGACCGCTGGATGGTCGCCGTCCGGATGGTGTCCGAAGGCGTCGACGTACCGCGCCTCGCCGTGGGCGTGTACGCGACGACCATCTCCACCCCCCTCTTCTTCGCCCAGGCCGTCGGCCGCTTCGTACGGTCCCGGCGGCGCGGCGAGACCGCCTCCGTCTTCCTGCCGACCGTCCCCGACCTCCTCACCTTCGCCAACGAGATGGAGGTCGAGCGCGACCACGCCCTCGACAAGCCCAAGAAGGAGAGCGAGGAGGACCCGTACGCCGAGTCCGAGAAGGAGATGGAGGAGGCGAACAAGGAGCAGGACGAGGACACCGGCGAGCAGGAGCAGTTCTCCTTCGAGGCGCTGGAGTCCGAGGCCGTCTTCGACCGGGTCCTGTACGACGGCGCCGAGTTCGGTATGCAGGCCCACCCGGGAAGCGCCGAGGAGCAGGACTACCTCGGCATCCCCGGCCTCCTCGAACCCGACCAGGTCCAGCTCCTCCTCCAGAAGCGCCAGGCCCGGCAGATCGCGCACAGCCGCAAGAAGCCGGACGAGGAGGCCGACCTCCTCGAACTGCCCGCCGAGCGGCGCCCCGTGGTCTCCCACAAGGAGATGCTGGAGCTGCGCAAGAAGCTCAACACCATGGTCGGCGCGTACGTCCACCAGAGTGGCAAGCCCCACGGCGTGATCCACACCGAGCTGCGCCGCGTCTGCGGCGGCCCGCCGAGCGCGGAGGCGACCGCCGGGCAGCTGCGCCAGCGGATCGAGAAGGTGCAGGAATGGGCGACCCGGATGCGGTGA
- a CDS encoding IclR family transcriptional regulator — MTAETSQTLDRGLRVLKLLADTDHGLTVTELSNKLGVNRTVVYRLLATLEQHALVRRDLGGRARVGLGVLRLGRQVHPLVREAALPALRSLAEDIGATAHLTLVDGTEALAVAVVEPTWTDYHVAYRAGFRHPLERGAAGKAILAARAGGVDGELGYTLTHGELEAGASGAAAALVGVTGVEGSVGVVMLADAVPERVGPRVVDAAREVADALR; from the coding sequence GTGACCGCGGAAACCTCCCAGACGCTCGACCGGGGACTGCGCGTCCTCAAGCTGCTCGCCGACACCGACCACGGTCTGACCGTCACCGAGCTGTCCAACAAACTCGGAGTCAACCGGACCGTTGTGTACCGGTTGCTCGCCACGCTGGAGCAGCACGCCCTCGTCCGCCGTGACCTGGGCGGCCGTGCCCGGGTCGGGCTCGGGGTGCTGCGGCTCGGCCGGCAGGTGCATCCGCTGGTGCGCGAGGCCGCGCTGCCCGCGCTGCGGTCGCTGGCCGAGGACATCGGGGCGACTGCCCATCTCACGCTGGTCGACGGTACGGAGGCGCTCGCCGTCGCCGTGGTCGAGCCGACGTGGACGGACTATCACGTGGCCTACCGTGCCGGGTTCCGCCATCCGCTGGAGCGGGGGGCCGCCGGGAAGGCGATCCTCGCGGCGCGGGCCGGGGGTGTGGACGGTGAGCTCGGCTACACCCTCACGCACGGCGAGCTGGAGGCCGGGGCGAGCGGGGCCGCGGCGGCGCTCGTCGGTGTGACGGGGGTGGAGGGGAGTGTGGGGGTGGTGATGTTGGCGGACGCGGTGCCTGAGCGGGTGGGGCCGCGGGTTGTCGATGCTGCGCGGGAAGTGGCTGACGCGCTTCGTTGA
- a CDS encoding S16 family serine protease encodes MASRLSGFVRLSRPRFVALCALPVVGLFAVAVFAPLPFSLAQPGMTADVLGENKGDPVITISGAKARDTSGQLRMTTIEATGPDTDVSLGDVLDGWFRTDRAVMPRDSVYPSGDSVEEIEDYNAEEMKKSQDTATEAALNQLGEQSDDIEVTLKLADVGGPSAGLLFSLGIVDKLDGDGSGGDLTGGRVIAGTGTIDAGGKVGAVGGVALKTQAARRDGATVFLVPKAECSDAKSEPPKGLRLIPVTTLKGAVDSLVALEKGKGSVPSC; translated from the coding sequence GTGGCTTCTCGTCTCTCTGGTTTCGTTCGTCTCTCCCGTCCCCGCTTCGTCGCGCTGTGTGCGCTGCCCGTCGTGGGGCTGTTCGCCGTGGCCGTGTTCGCGCCGTTGCCGTTCTCGTTGGCGCAGCCCGGGATGACGGCGGACGTGCTCGGTGAGAACAAGGGCGACCCGGTGATCACGATCTCCGGTGCGAAGGCCCGTGACACGAGCGGGCAGCTGCGGATGACGACCATCGAGGCGACGGGCCCGGACACGGACGTCAGCCTGGGTGACGTGCTCGACGGCTGGTTCCGTACGGACCGTGCGGTGATGCCGCGCGACTCGGTCTACCCGAGCGGCGACAGCGTCGAGGAGATCGAGGACTACAACGCCGAGGAGATGAAGAAGTCGCAGGACACCGCCACCGAGGCGGCTCTGAACCAGCTCGGCGAGCAGTCGGACGACATCGAGGTCACGCTGAAACTCGCCGACGTGGGCGGTCCGAGCGCCGGACTGCTCTTCTCCCTCGGCATCGTCGACAAGCTGGACGGCGACGGCAGCGGCGGCGACCTCACGGGCGGCCGGGTCATCGCGGGTACGGGAACGATCGACGCCGGCGGGAAGGTCGGCGCGGTCGGGGGAGTGGCCCTCAAGACGCAGGCCGCCCGCCGCGACGGCGCCACCGTCTTCCTGGTCCCGAAGGCGGAGTGCTCGGACGCGAAGTCGGAGCCCCCGAAGGGGCTGCGCCTCATCCCGGTGACGACCCTCAAGGGCGCCGTCGACTCCCTGGTCGCGCTGGAGAAGGGCAAGGGCTCCGTCCCCTCCTGCTGA
- a CDS encoding glycine betaine ABC transporter substrate-binding protein, whose translation MRRVTSVTGPVAALALLAAVSGCGLTSGSPMVDDVKPGSVGKGQPLKGADLTVTSKEFTEQLVLGAIMGIAFQAAGAEVLDRTGIQGSIGSREAVKNGDADAGYEYTGTAWITYLGNSDPIADPQKQWEAVREADAKNGLTWLPPSKLNNTYALAMNQANYKKYGTKTLSEVAALAKKDPKAVTLCVESEFANRADGLPGMEKAYGMKLPSGNITQMDTGIIYTQVRKGSCTYGEVFTTDGRIKSMNLAVMADDKKFFPNYNVAPQINTKALKKYPAIAEVLAPITKRLDNDVAQELNAKVDVDGEDPHAVALDWMKKEGFVKEG comes from the coding sequence ATGAGACGGGTCACGTCGGTTACGGGTCCGGTGGCGGCGCTCGCCCTGCTGGCGGCGGTGTCCGGGTGCGGGCTGACCAGCGGTTCGCCCATGGTCGACGACGTGAAGCCGGGGTCGGTCGGGAAGGGGCAGCCGCTCAAGGGCGCCGATCTCACCGTGACGTCCAAGGAGTTCACCGAGCAGCTCGTCCTCGGCGCGATCATGGGCATCGCCTTCCAGGCGGCCGGCGCCGAGGTCCTCGACCGCACGGGCATCCAGGGGTCGATCGGCTCCCGGGAGGCGGTCAAGAACGGGGACGCGGACGCCGGTTACGAGTACACGGGCACCGCCTGGATCACCTACCTGGGCAACAGCGACCCCATCGCGGATCCGCAGAAGCAGTGGGAGGCCGTGCGCGAGGCCGACGCGAAGAACGGGCTGACCTGGCTGCCTCCCTCGAAGCTGAACAATACGTACGCGCTCGCCATGAACCAGGCCAACTACAAGAAGTACGGCACGAAGACGCTCTCCGAGGTGGCCGCCCTCGCCAAGAAGGACCCCAAGGCCGTCACGCTCTGCGTGGAGAGCGAGTTCGCCAACCGGGCGGACGGGCTGCCGGGCATGGAGAAGGCCTACGGCATGAAACTGCCGAGCGGGAACATCACGCAGATGGACACCGGGATCATCTACACCCAGGTGCGCAAGGGCAGTTGCACCTACGGGGAGGTCTTCACCACCGACGGGCGCATCAAGTCCATGAACCTCGCCGTGATGGCGGACGACAAGAAGTTCTTCCCCAACTACAACGTGGCTCCGCAGATCAACACCAAGGCCCTGAAGAAGTACCCGGCGATCGCCGAGGTCCTGGCCCCGATCACGAAGCGGCTCGACAACGACGTGGCGCAGGAGCTGAACGCGAAGGTCGACGTCGACGGCGAGGATCCGCACGCGGTGGCGCTGGACTGGATGAAGAAGGAAGGCTTCGTCAAGGAGGGCTGA
- a CDS encoding ABC transporter permease: protein MAAKSRAPRISWLKLTLLPAVLVVGLLCTWLWFRQADLDPLSENALSNGQVWKALRQHIELTVISTFFVLIIAIPLGILLTRGVFRRATPLFMTFANMGQATPAIGLLALLVIWLGIGRKAALIGIIAYAVLPVLSNTIAGLKANDPTLLEAARGIGMSPLGVLSRIELPLAVPLILAGVRTALVLNVGTATLATFGGGGGLGVLITTGITNQRMPVLVLGSILTVALALLVDWLASLAELLLSPRGLEAGS from the coding sequence GTGGCCGCCAAGTCCCGTGCGCCCAGGATCAGTTGGCTGAAGCTGACCCTCCTGCCGGCCGTGCTCGTCGTGGGGCTGCTCTGCACCTGGCTCTGGTTCCGCCAGGCGGATCTCGACCCGCTCTCCGAGAACGCGCTCAGCAACGGGCAGGTGTGGAAGGCCCTGCGCCAGCACATCGAGCTGACCGTGATCTCCACCTTCTTCGTGCTGATCATCGCGATTCCGCTGGGCATCCTGCTGACGCGCGGCGTCTTCCGCAGGGCGACCCCGCTGTTCATGACCTTCGCCAACATGGGGCAGGCCACGCCCGCGATCGGGCTGCTCGCCCTGCTGGTGATCTGGCTGGGCATCGGCCGCAAGGCGGCACTGATCGGCATCATCGCGTACGCCGTCCTGCCGGTCCTGTCGAACACGATCGCCGGGCTGAAGGCGAACGACCCGACGCTCCTGGAGGCCGCCCGGGGCATCGGCATGTCCCCGCTGGGCGTGCTGAGCCGGATCGAACTCCCGCTGGCCGTACCGCTGATCCTCGCCGGCGTGCGGACCGCGCTCGTCCTGAACGTGGGCACGGCGACGCTCGCCACGTTCGGCGGAGGCGGCGGTCTGGGCGTGCTGATCACGACCGGGATCACCAATCAGCGGATGCCGGTGCTGGTCCTCGGCTCGATCCTGACCGTCGCCCTGGCCCTGCTGGTCGACTGGCTGGCGTCACTGGCCGAACTCCTGCTCAGTCCACGCGGTCTGGAGGCGGGCTCATGA